A section of the Entelurus aequoreus isolate RoL-2023_Sb linkage group LG21, RoL_Eaeq_v1.1, whole genome shotgun sequence genome encodes:
- the LOC133638965 gene encoding lymphoid enhancer-binding factor 1-like, which produces MCFPVHIRRKRRRRRIRDVDQPYVKKPPNAFMCFLKEQRQHVKAQMNLKDSASVNTVLGHMWKLLTDEGQAKYYKIADAEKKLHSQLYPEWSSSDNYGNKRRRRSFTATTAVTDDSPDETPTPKTSEESEKMRIADKVLHMLGCA; this is translated from the exons ATGTGTTTTCCCGTGCACATCAGAAGAAAACGAAGGCGTCGGCGCATCCGGGACGTCGACCAGCCGTATGTGAAGAAGCCGCCCAACGCCTTCATGTGCTTCCTGAAGGAGCAGAGGCAACATGTGAAGGCGCAGATGAATTTAAAGGACAGTGCGTCCGTCAATACTGTCCTAGGACATATG TGGAAGTTGCTGACAGACGAGGGACAGGCGAAATATTATAAGATCGCTGACGCGGAGAAAAAACTCCACTCACAATTGTATCCCGAATGGTCCAGCAGCGACAACTAT GGCAACAAGAGGAGAAGGCGGAGCTTCACAGCAACCACCGCTGTTACAG ATGACTCTCCAGATGAAACTCCAACACCAAAGACCAGCGAGGAGTCTGAAAAAATGCGTATAGCGGACAAGGTCCTGCACATGCTCGGGTGCGCCTAG